From the genome of Fragaria vesca subsp. vesca unplaced genomic scaffold, FraVesHawaii_1.0 scf0512956, whole genome shotgun sequence, one region includes:
- the LOC101293060 gene encoding galactose oxidase-like → MVAKFSVLLLLSLCSVLFTVGLAGQAIHNGKWKLLKKSIGVSAMHMALLPNDKVIVFDRTDAGPSNLTLPQERCAKDQICYAHSVEFNPGNRNFRPLTISTDTWCSSGALSTNGELIQTGGYGVGERVVRRFKPCANCDWKEDQNGLNVPRWYASNQVLPDGRVVIIGGRFQFNYEFVPKSKIHSLPFLEETRYSVYVPNNLYPFLHLAPDGNLFVFANDRAILLDYVNNIVVKRFPVLPGGVSRNYPSTGSSALLPISLVGQKSSGSNFPAQAEVLVCGGTVADANVKADAGVFVPATKTCGRLVITSENPKWEVEEMPINRVMGDMIMLPTGDVLIINGAAKGTAGWGVAREPVLSPVLYKPWHKESSRFEVLTPTTIPRLYHSTAHLLSDGRVLVGGSNPNANYNFTSLYPTELSLETFSPPYLSPSSRSRPLLSSVKPGSELGYVQKFYVEFRVNYEAEKIYVTMVAPSFTTHSFAMNQRLLVLDMGDVRKSRTKKPGGSKSNHDYSVESFAPARPELAPPGYYLLFVVCDGVPSRGMWVSLT, encoded by the coding sequence atggTAGCAAAATTCTCTGTTTTGCTACTACTGTCACTCTGCTCGGTGCTCTTCACTGTTGGCCTTGCCGGCCAAGCCATCCACAATGGGAAATGGAAGCTGCTGAAGAAGAGCATTGGAGTCTCGGCAATGCACATGGCATTGTTACCGAACGACAAAGTCATCGTCTTCGACAGAACCGACGCCGGTCCTTCCAACCTCACTCTTCCACAAGAAAGGTGCGCTAAAGATCAAATCTGTTACGCTCACTCGGTAGAATTCAACCCAGGAAACCGGAACTTCCGGCCGCTCACTATTTCCACCGATACATGGTGCTCCTCCGGTGCATTGTCCACCAACGGCGAGCTCATTCAAACCGGCGGGTATGGTGTTGGAGAAAGAGTCGTGAGGCGCTTCAAGCCCTGCGCTAACTGCGACTGGAAAGAAGACCAGAATGGCCTCAATGTACCAAGATGGTACGCTTCCAACCAAGTCTTGCCCGACGGCAGAGTCGTCATTATTGGCGGGAGGTTTCAGTTCAATTACGAGTTCGTCCCCAAAAGCAAGATACACAGTCTTCCATTTCTTGAAGAAACAAGGTACTCGGTATATGTACCCAACAATCTCTACCCTTTTCTACACTTAGCCCCCGATGGAAATCTCTTCGTTTTCGCAAACGATAGGGCAATCTTGCTCGACTATGTGAACAACATTGTGGTGAAGAGGTTTCCGGTGCTTCCCGGTGGGGTTTCTAGAAACTACCCCAGCACCGGCTCATCTGCTCTGCTTCCGATCAGTCTTGTGGGGCAAAAGAGTAGCGGTAGTAATTTTCCGGCACAAGCTGAGGTTTTGGTCTGCGGTGGTACAGTGGCTGATGCCAACGTTAAAGCCGACGCAGGAGTGTTTGTTCCGGCAACGAAAACATGTGGCCGATTAGTAATCACGTCGGAAAATCCCAAATGGGAAGTTGAGGAAATGCCGATAAACAGAGTAATGGGGGACATGATTATGCTGCCGACAGGAGATGTGCTCATTATAAATGGCGCGGCAAAAGGAACCGCGGGTTGGGGAGTTGCTAGAGAACCCGTTCTAAGCCCGGTTCTCTACAAACCTTGGCATAAAGAATCATCCCGGTTCGAGGTCCTCACTCCCACGACAATACCTCGTCTCTATCATTCAACTGCACATCTGTTGTCCGACGGCCGTGTTCTGGTCGGCGGCAGCAACCCCAACGCGAACTATAACTTCACTTCGCTCTACCCAACTGAGCTGAGCCTCGAGACCTTCTCTCCGCCGTACTTGAGTCCTTCGTCGAGGTCGAGGCCGTTGTTAAGCTCCGTGAAGCCGGGGTCGGAGTTGGGTTATGTGCAGAAATTTTACGTGGAGTTTAGGGTGAATTACGAAGCGGAGAAGATCTACGTGACGATGGTGGCTCCGTCGTTTACTACACATTCGTTTGCTATGAACCAGAGGTTGTTGGTTTTGGATATGGGCGATGTGCGCAAGAGTAGGACTAAGAAACCTGGAGGTTCTAAATCTAACCATGACTACAGCGTTGAGAGCTTCGCACCTGCGAGGCCTGAGTTGGCGCCACCTGgttattatttgttgtttgtggTGTGTGATGGTGTTCCTAGTAGGGGAATGTGGGTAAGTTTGACATGA